A genomic window from Rhizobium sp. 007 includes:
- a CDS encoding glycosylase: MFKWQKLGKVFTPQDVTDRPWLKEFAQAPATLIFDDFVRVYFSCRPPADEAGQYVSHSAYIDVDRADLFKVRHISERPVLELGGLGEFDQFGTYPISVARDGDIVRAYYAGWTRCESVPFNVGIGLALSTDEGRTFVKAGRGPVLPYSPDEPFVLSGPKIRRFNNTWYLFYIAGSKWKIADGRAEPVYKIRLATSEDGIRWTKLNRNLINSVVEADEAQASPDVIFAGGKYHMFFCYRYSTNYRGKEKGYRIGYASSVDLINWHRDDAKAGLTVSDTGWDNEMVSYPHVFEFDGKTYMAYLGNQVGRNGFGLAILDGKLGDV, encoded by the coding sequence ATGTTTAAATGGCAAAAGCTGGGCAAGGTGTTCACGCCGCAAGATGTGACGGATCGCCCGTGGCTCAAGGAGTTTGCTCAGGCGCCAGCAACCCTGATTTTCGATGATTTTGTGCGCGTATACTTTTCCTGCCGGCCACCGGCAGACGAAGCCGGGCAATATGTGTCGCATTCCGCTTATATCGACGTGGACAGAGCTGATTTGTTCAAAGTCAGGCACATCAGCGAACGTCCCGTCCTGGAATTAGGTGGCCTTGGTGAATTTGACCAATTTGGTACCTATCCGATTTCCGTAGCAAGAGATGGCGATATCGTTCGGGCTTACTATGCCGGCTGGACTCGTTGCGAGTCCGTGCCTTTCAACGTCGGTATAGGCCTGGCATTAAGTACCGATGAAGGTCGAACCTTCGTGAAGGCAGGTCGTGGACCAGTGCTGCCATATTCGCCCGATGAGCCGTTTGTTTTGAGCGGTCCCAAAATCCGGCGCTTTAACAATACCTGGTACCTCTTTTACATCGCTGGCTCCAAGTGGAAGATAGCCGACGGGCGCGCTGAGCCTGTCTACAAAATAAGGCTCGCTACATCGGAAGACGGCATCCGTTGGACAAAGCTAAATAGAAACCTGATCAACAGCGTTGTCGAAGCTGACGAAGCACAGGCCAGCCCCGATGTGATTTTTGCCGGGGGGAAATACCACATGTTCTTCTGTTACCGGTATAGCACGAATTATAGAGGTAAAGAAAAAGGCTATCGAATCGGCTATGCGTCGAGCGTTGATCTGATCAACTGGCATCGCGACGATGCCAAGGCCGGCCTAACTGTATCGGATACGGGATGGGACAACGAGATGGTCAGCTATCCGCACGTCTTTGAGTTCGATGGCAAGACCTACATGGCTTATCTCGGCAATCAGGTCGGTCGCAATGGCTTCGGTCTTGCTATTCTCGACGGAAAGCTGGGTGACGTATGA
- a CDS encoding GNAT family N-acetyltransferase yields the protein MTPNWSRNFASVGEIARHLNECGGNFATGLSARIDIEIYAQKILLNAERFEAWSNGILVGFLAMYCNDDKQKSAFITNVSVLEDWRGRGIAGTLLEQCITHADEKGFDTIRLEVEAANVAAVAVYGKFGFVPLGGGQSTLMMKLDLGAKK from the coding sequence TTGACCCCAAATTGGAGCCGCAACTTCGCTTCGGTAGGCGAGATAGCCCGACACTTGAATGAGTGTGGCGGGAATTTTGCAACTGGGCTCAGTGCAAGAATCGACATTGAGATCTATGCGCAGAAAATTCTTCTAAATGCCGAGCGCTTCGAGGCATGGTCGAACGGCATTTTAGTCGGATTCTTGGCTATGTATTGCAACGACGACAAGCAGAAGTCGGCATTCATTACGAATGTGAGCGTGCTTGAGGATTGGCGAGGCCGTGGAATAGCGGGGACGTTGCTTGAGCAATGCATCACTCACGCAGACGAAAAAGGCTTCGACACAATACGCCTTGAAGTAGAGGCAGCGAATGTGGCCGCAGTCGCAGTCTACGGAAAATTTGGGTTTGTGCCGTTGGGTGGCGGGCAGTCAACACTCATGATGAAGCTGGATTTGGGGGCAAAAAAGTGA
- a CDS encoding DegT/DnrJ/EryC1/StrS family aminotransferase gives MKNEKIFVTRPSLPPLEEFIPSLEAIWNNRILTNGGPFHQQLEQELCSHLGVKHISLFSNATVALLTALQALRITGEVITTPYSFVATSHSLLWNGVKPVFVDIDPVTLNLDPAKIEAAITQQTTAIMPVHCYGHPCDVDAIQKIADLYNLKVIYDAAHAFGVEDERGSVLNHGDLSVLSFHATKVFNTFEGGAIICPDAKTKTRIDQLKNFGYVDEVTVVAPGTNGKMSEFNAALGLLQLKYIKLALERREVIDRAYRERLRGVAGIECLDRSGETVSNFSYFPILVRPGYPISRDGLYERLKENGIHPRRYFYPLISSFSMYRSLPSAQPSNLPVATESAQQVLCLPIYPDMEMEIVDKVCALIASLSTGAFTASRDI, from the coding sequence ATGAAAAACGAGAAGATCTTTGTAACGAGGCCCAGTCTGCCGCCGCTCGAGGAATTCATTCCATCGCTGGAAGCGATCTGGAACAACCGCATCCTGACCAATGGCGGACCATTTCATCAGCAATTGGAGCAGGAACTCTGCAGCCATCTCGGTGTGAAGCATATCAGTCTGTTCTCCAACGCCACCGTTGCGTTGCTGACTGCACTTCAGGCACTCCGCATCACCGGCGAGGTCATCACCACGCCTTATTCCTTCGTGGCCACCTCGCATTCGCTTCTCTGGAACGGCGTGAAACCCGTCTTCGTCGATATCGACCCGGTGACGCTCAATCTCGATCCGGCAAAGATCGAGGCGGCGATCACGCAACAGACGACGGCGATCATGCCGGTGCATTGCTACGGCCACCCTTGCGACGTCGACGCGATCCAGAAGATCGCCGATCTCTACAATCTCAAGGTCATCTATGACGCCGCCCATGCCTTCGGCGTGGAAGACGAGCGGGGAAGCGTTCTCAACCACGGCGACCTTTCCGTCCTGAGCTTCCATGCGACGAAGGTCTTCAACACATTCGAAGGCGGGGCGATCATCTGCCCGGACGCGAAGACGAAGACCCGGATCGACCAGCTGAAGAACTTCGGTTACGTCGATGAAGTGACCGTGGTGGCGCCGGGCACGAACGGCAAGATGAGCGAATTCAACGCCGCGCTCGGCCTGCTGCAACTGAAATACATCAAACTCGCGCTCGAACGCCGCGAGGTGATCGACCGCGCCTATCGCGAGCGGCTTCGCGGCGTTGCAGGCATCGAATGCCTGGACCGTTCCGGCGAGACCGTCTCCAACTTCTCCTATTTCCCGATCCTCGTACGCCCTGGCTATCCCATCTCGCGCGACGGACTGTATGAAAGGTTGAAGGAGAACGGCATTCACCCGCGCCGCTACTTCTATCCGCTGATTTCGAGCTTCTCGATGTATCGCAGTCTGCCGTCCGCGCAGCCATCGAACCTGCCGGTCGCAACCGAATCCGCCCAGCAGGTGCTCTGCCTTCCCATTTATCCGGACATGGAGATGGAGATCGTCGACAAGGTCTGCGCGCTCATTGCTTCATTGAGCACAGGTGCTTTCACCGCAAGTAGGGATATATGA
- a CDS encoding WbqC family protein, producing MKLAIMQPYFFPYIGYFQLIHAVDKFVVYDNIKYTKKGWINRNRILRNGVDFTFSLPIKAASDSLDICDRTLSTEFDRNKLVNQIQGAYRRAPFFSHAFPMIEQAIRFQDSNLYSYIFNSITKICDYLDIKTEFIVSSKMTIDHGLRAETKVLALCEEAGASVYINAIGGVELYSRETFNARDIDLKFIKSKPFEYPQFGAEFMPWLSIIDVIMFNSAESIQTKILNEYELI from the coding sequence ATGAAACTGGCTATCATGCAGCCATATTTCTTCCCCTATATTGGCTACTTTCAGCTAATCCACGCGGTCGACAAATTTGTTGTCTACGACAACATAAAATATACAAAAAAGGGTTGGATTAATCGTAACCGCATACTGCGGAATGGAGTAGATTTCACATTTTCTCTACCAATCAAGGCCGCGTCGGACAGCTTAGATATATGCGACCGCACGCTGTCGACAGAGTTTGATCGCAATAAGCTAGTGAATCAAATTCAAGGCGCCTATCGACGTGCACCATTTTTTTCACATGCTTTTCCAATGATAGAACAGGCAATTCGCTTCCAAGACAGCAACCTCTATTCCTACATATTCAATTCAATCACGAAAATCTGCGATTATCTCGACATCAAGACAGAATTCATCGTCTCTTCCAAAATGACAATAGATCACGGTCTTAGGGCAGAGACAAAGGTTTTGGCTCTATGTGAAGAGGCCGGTGCAAGCGTCTATATAAACGCAATCGGGGGAGTGGAACTTTATTCGCGCGAAACGTTCAATGCGCGTGACATCGACCTGAAATTCATCAAATCGAAGCCTTTCGAATATCCCCAGTTTGGAGCGGAATTCATGCCTTGGTTATCGATCATCGACGTGATCATGTTCAACTCAGCCGAGAGTATCCAGACGAAGATACTCAACGAATATGAGCTTATTTAG
- a CDS encoding tyrosine-type recombinase/integrase, giving the protein MPVECRTHGLRKAGATIAADEGATAHELMAMFGWSRLAMAEIYTKEADKKKLARGASERLSNRM; this is encoded by the coding sequence TTGCCGGTAGAGTGCAGAACGCATGGGTTGCGCAAGGCGGGAGCAACGATAGCCGCCGACGAAGGCGCAACGGCTCACGAGCTGATGGCAATGTTTGGCTGGTCGCGCTTGGCGATGGCCGAAATCTATACGAAGGAAGCCGACAAGAAGAAGTTGGCGCGAGGCGCGTCGGAACGCCTGTCGAACAGAATGTAG
- a CDS encoding class I SAM-dependent methyltransferase, whose protein sequence is MTDRRDYNNEIKDTSDHRYAYNFDFDVMHHYMLKSFIPFFRRGSLLELGSFRGDFTKRVMPHFDDITCVEASDEAIAIAKRDLGDGLIFINDVFEGVTLPKRYDNILLTHVLEHLDDPVRVLRRVNEEWLSEGGRLFLVCPNANAPSRQIAVKMGLIRHNSAITRAELEHGHRITYSLDTLERDAKLAGLNVVHRSGIFFKALANFQWDRLLQTDIISSEYLEGCYQLGQIYPDLCASIFLMCEAGGTR, encoded by the coding sequence GTGACCGACAGGCGTGACTATAACAATGAAATAAAAGACACGAGTGATCATCGTTATGCTTACAATTTCGATTTCGATGTAATGCATCATTATATGCTGAAGTCCTTTATTCCATTCTTTCGTCGGGGGAGTTTACTTGAGCTTGGAAGTTTTCGAGGCGATTTCACAAAACGAGTGATGCCGCATTTTGACGACATCACCTGCGTCGAAGCATCCGACGAGGCGATAGCCATAGCGAAACGCGATCTAGGCGACGGGCTGATATTTATCAACGACGTATTCGAAGGCGTGACGTTGCCCAAGCGCTATGACAATATTCTGCTGACGCACGTTCTCGAGCATCTGGATGATCCTGTAAGAGTGCTTAGACGCGTCAACGAGGAATGGTTGTCGGAAGGTGGTAGGCTCTTCTTGGTTTGCCCAAATGCGAACGCTCCATCACGTCAGATCGCGGTCAAAATGGGTTTGATACGTCACAATTCGGCTATAACGCGAGCGGAGTTGGAACACGGTCACCGGATCACATACTCGTTGGACACCTTGGAGCGTGATGCTAAATTGGCGGGACTAAATGTGGTGCATCGCTCTGGCATTTTCTTCAAAGCGTTGGCCAATTTTCAGTGGGATCGGCTGTTGCAGACCGACATTATCTCCAGCGAATATCTCGAGGGATGCTATCAACTGGGACAAATCTATCCCGATCTTTGCGCCAGTATTTTCCTTATGTGCGAAGCTGGCGGGACGCGGTAA
- a CDS encoding glycosyltransferase family 2 protein: MPRVSICIPAYNPDYFELCLRSALAQSFVDVEILVSDDCPTDAIKVICEKYDPFVQYSRNANPGPESNVRRLVEIANGEYIKFLFDDDVLHPFCVQFLLEALDVTKDRNTRLAFSPRHLIDERNHTTGFVNHFNASGDGLKMVSGRDFLRLTALNHANLVGEYTTALFRKADAFDSDGQFRLYRMEGDLFRGLIDLSAWVELAQLGDFVIHPTPLSYFRRHEKATSNPQINWKFIYAITYYEDVLNLAFEKGYLPASDLPASYRNLLNTYRYWQNSFPQLNARIAQIEDALT; the protein is encoded by the coding sequence ATGCCGCGTGTATCGATCTGTATTCCCGCATATAACCCTGATTATTTCGAGTTATGCCTTCGAAGTGCGCTGGCCCAAAGCTTTGTCGATGTTGAAATTCTTGTGTCCGACGACTGCCCGACCGATGCAATCAAGGTAATATGTGAGAAATATGACCCGTTTGTTCAATATAGCCGTAATGCGAATCCCGGGCCGGAGAGCAACGTGCGTCGACTGGTGGAGATTGCGAACGGCGAATACATAAAATTCCTGTTCGATGATGACGTGCTCCATCCTTTTTGCGTACAATTCCTGTTGGAGGCACTCGATGTGACAAAGGATAGAAATACGCGCCTTGCGTTTTCTCCACGCCATCTGATCGACGAGCGAAATCATACGACTGGTTTCGTCAACCATTTCAACGCTTCCGGAGACGGCCTAAAAATGGTTTCCGGCCGTGATTTCCTAAGATTGACGGCCCTCAATCATGCGAATCTTGTTGGGGAGTACACAACGGCGTTATTTCGGAAGGCGGACGCATTTGATAGCGATGGACAATTCCGATTGTATCGCATGGAAGGTGATCTCTTCCGAGGCTTGATTGACCTGTCGGCGTGGGTTGAATTGGCTCAACTCGGCGATTTCGTCATCCATCCCACGCCGCTCTCGTACTTTAGGCGCCATGAGAAAGCCACGTCGAACCCGCAGATCAACTGGAAGTTCATCTATGCGATCACCTATTATGAGGACGTGCTTAATCTTGCCTTTGAAAAAGGCTATTTGCCAGCAAGCGATTTGCCTGCGTCATATCGCAACCTGCTGAATACCTACCGTTATTGGCAGAATTCATTCCCGCAGCTTAATGCAAGAATTGCACAGATCGAAGATGCATTGACATAG
- a CDS encoding VOC family protein: MRYLHTMIRVKDLDASLHFYCTLFGLKEIRRSENESGRFTLVFLAANEDITNAEKNGAPCLELTYNWDPEEYTGGRNFGHLAYEVDDIYATCRHLMDNDITINRPPRDGRMAFVRSPDGISVEILQKNGSLPEAEPWLSMGNTGAW; the protein is encoded by the coding sequence ATGCGTTATCTCCACACTATGATCCGCGTGAAGGATCTGGATGCCTCCCTGCATTTCTACTGCACGCTGTTCGGCCTGAAGGAAATCCGGCGCTCCGAAAACGAAAGCGGCCGTTTTACCCTGGTTTTCCTCGCCGCAAACGAGGATATCACAAATGCAGAGAAAAATGGCGCCCCCTGCCTCGAACTTACCTACAATTGGGATCCCGAGGAATATACCGGCGGACGCAACTTCGGCCACCTCGCCTACGAGGTCGACGACATCTATGCGACCTGCCGGCATCTGATGGACAATGACATCACCATCAACCGTCCACCACGCGACGGCCGCATGGCCTTCGTTCGTTCGCCGGATGGGATTTCCGTCGAAATCCTGCAGAAGAACGGCAGCCTTCCGGAGGCCGAGCCGTGGCTTTCGATGGGCAATACCGGCGCCTGGTAA
- a CDS encoding cold-shock protein — protein MADRISSKEFTDIDELSGDAVDLVEITGVVKWFDVAKGFGFIVPDNGMQDVLLHVTCLRRDGYQTILEGTRIVALIQRRERGYQAFKILSMDQSTAVHPSQLPPVRTHVQVTPTSGLERALVKWFNRTKGFGFLTRGEGTEDIFVHMETLRRFGLTELRPGQVVLVRYGDGDKGLMAAEIHPDMPSPASRSH, from the coding sequence ATGGCTGACAGGATTTCATCGAAGGAATTCACCGATATCGACGAGCTGTCCGGGGATGCCGTCGACCTCGTTGAAATCACCGGTGTCGTCAAGTGGTTCGATGTCGCCAAGGGCTTCGGCTTCATTGTCCCGGACAACGGCATGCAGGATGTCCTGTTGCACGTAACCTGCCTTCGCCGCGACGGTTACCAGACGATCCTCGAGGGCACGCGCATCGTCGCGCTGATCCAACGCCGCGAGCGCGGCTATCAGGCCTTCAAGATTCTCTCCATGGACCAGTCGACCGCCGTCCATCCGTCACAGCTGCCGCCGGTGCGCACCCACGTACAGGTCACCCCGACGAGCGGCCTCGAGCGGGCACTGGTGAAGTGGTTCAACCGCACGAAGGGCTTCGGCTTCTTGACGCGCGGCGAGGGTACGGAAGATATCTTCGTGCATATGGAAACGCTTCGCCGCTTTGGCCTGACGGAGCTTCGCCCCGGCCAGGTCGTCCTCGTCCGCTACGGCGATGGCGACAAGGGCCTGATGGCAGCCGAAATCCACCCGGATATGCCAAGCCCGGCAAGCCGGTCGCACTGA
- a CDS encoding D-Ala-D-Ala carboxypeptidase family metallohydrolase codes for MLILQKRMPATGALLIAVAAVALSGCVSNQKALDSAAAVAADPSAEQLAGNTPGKTANGAYRDPMVTNVSNAQQTAAAQDTDAATMSAGPATQPANIGGLAMQPSRINANAMSIFSAQPARPQNNTTSTIIQPADANAYAPVQGIDAARSSVFSAPPPAQPAQGGEMLLPQQSSEKTSTRLAPAYQTTSLATGNLQGGSMNALYAAPKQNLVGGLAGLLEKASLPGMTRVAPNGLHIQNGNVEVGCFKPGMLNVIKAVETHFGKPVIVTSGYRDAGRNRMVGGAEESMHKTCDAADIKIDGVSKWDIAAFIRSLPNRGGVGTYCHTESVHLDTGKSRDWNWSCGAGRTRTPNARAI; via the coding sequence TTGCTCATTCTCCAAAAGCGGATGCCCGCCACGGGCGCGCTTCTCATCGCTGTTGCCGCGGTTGCGCTGTCGGGCTGCGTCTCGAACCAGAAGGCCCTCGATTCCGCAGCTGCCGTGGCTGCCGATCCTTCAGCCGAGCAGCTTGCCGGGAACACGCCGGGCAAAACCGCCAACGGCGCCTATCGTGATCCGATGGTCACGAATGTGTCGAACGCGCAGCAGACGGCGGCAGCGCAGGATACCGACGCCGCCACCATGTCCGCCGGCCCGGCCACGCAGCCCGCCAATATCGGCGGCTTGGCGATGCAGCCAAGCCGCATCAATGCGAACGCCATGAGCATCTTTTCCGCCCAACCGGCGAGGCCGCAGAACAACACGACCTCAACGATCATACAGCCGGCGGACGCCAACGCCTATGCACCCGTTCAGGGCATCGATGCCGCGCGCAGCAGCGTCTTCAGCGCGCCGCCGCCCGCCCAGCCGGCACAGGGCGGCGAGATGCTTCTGCCGCAGCAATCCTCCGAAAAAACCAGCACAAGGCTTGCACCTGCCTATCAGACGACATCGCTCGCGACGGGTAACCTGCAAGGCGGGTCGATGAATGCGCTCTATGCCGCTCCGAAGCAGAACCTCGTCGGCGGCCTCGCCGGGCTCCTTGAGAAGGCGTCTCTGCCGGGCATGACGCGCGTGGCACCGAACGGCCTGCACATCCAGAATGGCAATGTCGAAGTCGGCTGCTTTAAGCCCGGGATGCTCAATGTCATCAAGGCGGTCGAAACCCATTTCGGCAAGCCGGTCATCGTCACCTCCGGATATCGCGACGCGGGGCGTAACCGCATGGTCGGCGGCGCCGAAGAATCGATGCACAAGACCTGCGATGCCGCCGATATCAAGATCGACGGCGTGTCCAAATGGGATATCGCCGCCTTTATCCGATCGCTGCCGAACCGCGGCGGCGTCGGCACCTATTGCCACACCGAATCGGTCCATCTCGACACTGGTAAAAGCCGTGACTGGAACTGGAGCTGTGGCGCCGGACGTACCAGGACACCGAACGCAAGAGCCATCTGA
- a CDS encoding ETC complex I subunit — MSAKIYRPAKTAMQSGKAKTHLWVLEFDQEQPRKIDPIMGYTSSGDMRQQVRLTFETQELAEAYAKRNGIEYRVIAPKEPARQTVAYPDNFRYTRTQPWTH; from the coding sequence ATGTCTGCCAAGATCTACCGTCCAGCCAAGACCGCCATGCAGTCCGGCAAGGCGAAGACGCATCTTTGGGTGCTTGAATTCGATCAGGAGCAGCCGCGCAAGATCGATCCCATTATGGGCTACACGTCCTCCGGCGATATGCGCCAGCAGGTGAGGCTGACCTTCGAGACGCAGGAACTGGCGGAAGCCTATGCCAAGCGCAACGGCATCGAATACCGCGTGATCGCGCCGAAGGAACCTGCTCGCCAGACAGTCGCTTATCCTGATAATTTCCGCTATACCCGCACGCAGCCCTGGACGCATTGA
- a CDS encoding DUF192 domain-containing protein — MAMQAIKGAFLALFFILAVSAFAQQQPHFDKEPLVIQTASGRMLNFTVEIAASNEQRQYGLMFRKEMAEDAGMIFDFGQPRRVTMWMENTILPLDMLFIDSGGTIRHIKENAVPYSRAIIDSMGEVKYVVELNAGIVRKFEIKVGDKVASATVTRKK; from the coding sequence ATGGCAATGCAGGCCATCAAAGGCGCCTTTCTGGCGCTTTTTTTCATCCTGGCCGTCTCCGCCTTTGCCCAGCAGCAACCGCATTTCGACAAGGAGCCGTTGGTGATCCAGACTGCCTCCGGCAGGATGCTGAATTTCACGGTGGAGATTGCCGCCAGCAATGAGCAGCGGCAGTACGGCCTGATGTTCCGCAAGGAAATGGCCGAGGATGCCGGAATGATCTTCGACTTCGGCCAGCCGCGGCGGGTGACCATGTGGATGGAGAACACCATCTTGCCGCTCGACATGCTCTTCATCGATAGCGGCGGCACCATCCGCCACATCAAGGAAAATGCCGTGCCCTATTCGAGGGCGATCATTGATTCGATGGGTGAGGTGAAATACGTCGTCGAGCTGAATGCCGGCATCGTCAGGAAATTCGAAATCAAGGTCGGCGACAAGGTCGCAAGCGCCACGGTGACGAGGAAAAAGTAG